From one Pecten maximus chromosome 8, xPecMax1.1, whole genome shotgun sequence genomic stretch:
- the LOC117332695 gene encoding uncharacterized protein LOC117332695, with translation MPISQDWKLKVFLMKLAKQISEDELDEMKLLMKGEWGMGKRALSEIKTVKQFFIHMMDIDFVDQFNLLQLQSLVWHIDRKDLHVQFVSFAREYNTRPLHFFLPNKRPRNGYVYADFHIGGKLETTSKQDLEILRANIAERLCVPPKFIFIKGIEPLHSLIITLMVPESAVLALFELSEIEKSTLQSLRVDSFAVGDKRVKLANLKFEKAATLSEKEEIQRMLEKKEILTSELDRSQARLIERSKALSSSREELAKVKVTTDQLKMANDRAMMILATLVYQDLALKSGPVDSLCRLSISTYFKFCLKQFHSRFPEAAKHIGDLLEANTLVVRKTERDLLRNYVERLQIHQLALEHRCQTVQPAYTLTDILFQQPSESVRQQFLNTRSQPRDSSTYNLGEHG, from the exons ATGCCAATATCTCAAGATTGGAAACTCAAAGTGTTTCTGATGAAACTTGCAAAGCAGATCTCTGAGGACGAATTGgatgaaatgaaattattgaTGAAAG GTGAATGGGGAATGGGAAAGAGAGCGCTATCTGAAATAAAGACTGTCAAACAGTTTTTTATCCACATGATGGACATTGACTTTGTGGACCAGTTTAATCTATTACAACTCCAAAGCTTAGTCTGGCACATAGACAGAAAAGACTTGCATGTCCAATTCGTCAGCTTTGCTAGAGAGTACAACACACGCCCCCTACACTTCTTTTTACCTAACAAAAGACCAA GAAATGGCTATGTTTATGCCGACTTCCATATCGGTGGTAAACTGGAAACCACATCCAAGCAAGACCTTGAGATCCTGCGAGCAAACATCGCTGAGCGACTTTGTGTTCCTCCAAAATTCATTTTCATCAAAGGTATCGAGCCTCTGCATAGTTTGATTATAACACTGATGGTACCGGAATCTGCAGTATTAGCCCTGTTTGAACTCTCAGAGATTGAAAAGTCGACTCTACAGAGCCTGAGGGTTGACTCATTTGCAGTGGGTGACAAACGTGTAAAACTTGCAA aTCTAAAATTTGAAAAGGCAGCCACTCTAAGTGAAAAAGAAGAAATACAACGTATGTTAGAGAAAAAAGAGATTCTAACGTCAGAACTAGACAGAAGTCAGGCGCGGCTAATAGAGCGAAGTAAAGCACTATCATCATCACGAGAAGAACtagccaaggtcaaggtcacaacagACCAGCTGAAAATGGCCAATGACCGTGCCATGATGATTCTGGCCACGCTTGTTTACCAGGACTTGGCTCTTAAATCTGGCCCTGTTGATTCTCTATGTAGACTCAGCATCAGcacatatttcaaattttgtctGAAACAATTTCATTCCCGATTCCCAGAGGCTGCAAAACATATAGGCGATTTACTGGAAGCAAATACTTTGGTTGTACGGAAAACAGAGAGAGACTTATTGAGAAATTATGTAGAACGGCTACAGATTCATCAGCTAGCTCTGGAACACAGATGTCAGACGGTCCAGCCTGCTTACACACTCACAGACATTTTATTCCAACAGCCCTCTGAGTCTGTTAGACAACAGTTCCTCAACACCAGAAGTCAACCGCGAGATTCCTCGACCTACAACTTGGGTGAGCACGGATGA